One Bombus huntii isolate Logan2020A chromosome 12, iyBomHunt1.1, whole genome shotgun sequence DNA segment encodes these proteins:
- the LOC126871528 gene encoding myosin-VIIa isoform X3 — MGDYIWIEPISGREFDVAIGARVISAEGRRIQVKDDDNKEQWLTPERRIKAMHATSVQGVEDMISLGDLHEAGILRNLLIRYNENLIYTYTGSILVAVNPYQILPIYTAEQIKLYKDRKIGELPPHIFAIGDNSYAHMNRYGQDQCIVISGESGAGKTESTKLILQYLAAISGKHSWIEQQILEANPILEAFGNAKTVRNDNSSRFGKYIDIHFNEQGVIEGAKIEQYLLEKSRIVSQSLDERNYHVFYCMLAGLSKEEKSKLELEDASSYKYLTGGGSITCEGRDDAAEFADIRSAMKVLLFSDMEIWEILKLLAALLHMGNVKYRATVVDNLDATEIPEQTNVQRVAHLLGVPVQSLIDALTRKTIFAHGETVVSTLSRDQSVDIRDAFVKGIYGRLFVHIVKKINEAIYRPKNMSRSAIGVLDIFGFENFSHNSFEQFCINYANENLQQFFVQHIFKLEQEEYNHEGINWQHIEFVDNQDALDLIAIKQLNIMALIDEESKFPKGTDQTMLAKIHKTHGSHRNYLKPKSDINTSFGLNHFAGVVFYDTRSFLEKNRDTFSADLLQLIHISSNKFLQACFAEDIGMGSETRKRAPTLSTQFKKSLDSLMKTLCSCQPFFIRCIKPNEYKKPMMFDRGLCCRQLRYSGMMETIRIRRAGYPIRHSFPEFVERYRFLIPGIPPAHKVDCHAVTSKICHIVLGRSDYQLGHTKVFLKDAHDLFLEQERDRVLTRKILILQRNIRGWVYRRRFLRMRAAATVVEKYWRGYAQRQRYKRMRIGYMRLQALIRSRVLSHRFRHLRGHIVALQARARGYLVRKMYQKKLWAIVKIQAHVRRLIAQRRYKKIKYEYRLHVEALRLRKKEERELKDQGNKRAKEIAEQNYRERMQELERKEIEMELEDRRRMEIKKNLINDAAKKQDEPVDDSKLVEAMFDFLPDSSSEAPTPARETSVFNDLPAPKADQQEIISPVQTASEDEEDLSEFKFQKFAATYFQGNITHQYSRKPLKHPLLPLHTQGDQLAAQALWITILRFTGDLPEPRFHTMDRDTTSVMSKVTATLGRNFIRSKEFQEAQMMGVDPETFLRQKPRSIRHKLVSLTLKRKNKLGEDVRRKLQEDEYTADSYQSWLEARPTSNLEKLHFIIGHGILRAELRDEIYCQICKQLTNNPSKSSHARGWILLSLCVGCFAPSEKFVNYLRAFIREGPPGYAPYCEDRLKRTFNNGTRNQPPSWLELQATKSKKPIMLPITFMDGNTKTLLADSATTARELCNQLSDKISLRDQFGFSLYIALFDKVSSLGSGGDHVMDAISQCEQYAKEQGAQERNAPWRLFFRKEIFAPWHEPTEDQVATNLIYQQVVRGVKFGEYRCDKEEDLAMIAAQQYYIEYHTDMNVDRLYTLLPNYIPDYCLTGIDKAIDRWGHLVLQAYKKSYYLKEKVPALRVKEDIVGYAKFKWPLLFSRFYEAYRNSGPNLPKNDVIIAVNWTGVYVVDDQEQVLLELSFPEITTVSSQKTNKMFTQTFNLSTVRGEEFTFQSPNAEDIRDLVVYFLEGLKKRSKYVIALQDYKAPGEGSSFLTFQKGDLIILEDESTGETVLNSGWCIGTCERTGEKGDFPAETVYVLPSLTKPPNDILSLFSIEGTENGRKLYPQQVNGVESRDKPHTLLEYAIDHFRTPPKRTMSKALTLTTARRGHTDELWHHSRDPIKQPLLKKLISKEELAEEACFAFNAILKYMGDLPTKRPRIGNEYTDLIFDGPLKNEILRDEIYCQIMKQLTDNRNRLSEERGWELMWLATGLFTCSQSLLKELTLFLRTRRHPISQDSLQRLQKTLRNGQRKYPPHQVEVEAIQHKTTQIFHKVYFPDDTDEAFEVDSSTRAKDFCQNIAQRLNLRSAEGFSLFVKIADKVISVPEGDFFFDFVRHLTDWIRKARPSRDGVSPQFTYQVFFMKKLWTNTVPGKDRNADLIFHFHQELPKLLRGYHKCTKEEASRLAALVYRVRFGESKQELQAIPQMLRELIPGDLVKVQSSNDWKRSIIAAYNQDAGMSPEDAKITFLKIVYRWPTFGSAFFEVKQSTEPNYPELLLIAINKHGVSLIHPQTKDILVTHPFTRISNWSSGNTYFHMTIGNLVRGSKLLCETSLGYKMDDLLTSYISLMLTNMNKQRTIRIK; from the exons ATG GGAGATTACATATGGATCGAACCAATCTCAGGAAGAGAATTTGACGTTGCGATCGGAGCACGAGTAATTTCCGCGGAAGGCAGACGCATTCAAGTGAAAGACGACGATAACAAG GAACAATGGCTGACTCCGGAAAGGCGAATAAAGGCGATGCATGCCACTTCTGTGCAAGGTGTAGAAGACATGATCAGCTTAGGAGACCTCCATGAAGCTGGTATTCTAAGGAACTTGTTGATTCGTTACAACGAGAATCTCATATAT ACCTATACGGGTTCCATTCTAGTCGCCGTGAATCCGTATCAAATATTACCGATTTATACCGCTGAACAAATCAAACTGTACAAGGATCGTAAAATCGGAGAGCTGCCGCCACACATATTTGCCATCGGAGACAATAGTTACGCGCATATGAATCGATACGGTCAAGATCAGTGCATAGTGATCAG CGGGGAAAGCGGAGCCGGCAAAACGGAAAGTACAAAACTAATTTTGCAATATTTGGCAGCGATTAGTGGCAAGCATTCTTGGATCGAACAGCAAATTTTGGAGGCGAATCCCATCTTGGAAG CGTTCGGCAATGCCAAAACGGTACGAAACGACAATTCGTCTCGCTTTGGAAAGTACATCGACATTCATTTCAACGAGCAAGGGGTGATAGAAGGAGCAAAAATCGAGCAATATCTTTTGGAGAAATCGCGAATAGTCTCGCAAAGTCTGGACGAGAGAAATTATCATGTATTCTATTGTATGCTGGCTGGTCTTTCGAAAGAAGAGAAGTCGAAACTGGAACTGGAAGATGCCTCTTCGTACAAGTATCTAACGGGG GGTGGTAGCATCACGTGCGAGGGGCGGGACGATGCCGCGGAGTTTGCCGACATTAGATCAGCCATGAAAGTTTTGCTGTTTTCCGACATGGAAATATGGGAGATACTTAAGCTGTTGGCTGCCCTATTGCACATGGGAAACGTCAAATACAGAGCCACCGTCGTAG ATAATTTGGACGCTACTGAAATTCCGGAACAGACAAATGTGCAGAGGGTAGCGCACTTACTGGGCGTACCCGTCCAATCTTTGATAGACGCTCTAACTCGAAAAACGATATTCGCTCACGGTGAGACTGTT GTGTCTACGTTGTCCAGGGACCAATCGGTGGATATCAGAGACGCGTTCGTCAAGGGAATATACGGACGATTGTTCGTGCATATCGTGAAAAAGATAAACGAAGCGATCTATAGGCCCAAGAACATGTCCAGAAGCGCCATAGGTGTATTGGATATATTCGGCTTTGAAAATTTCAGTCACAATAGCTTCGAGCAGTTCTGCATCAACTATGCCAATGAAAATCTGCAACAATTTTTCGTGCAACATATCTTTAAGCTGGAACAAGAAGAATACAATCACGAAGGTATCAACTGGCAGCATATCGAGTTCGTCGACAATCAGGATGCGCTCGATTTGATAGCTATCAAGCAGTTGAACATCATGGCCTTGATAGACGAAGAATCAAAGTTTCCGAAGGGTACGGACCAGACCATGTTGGCTAAGATACACAAAACGCATGGCAGTCATCGGAATTATTTAAAACCAAAATCAGACATCAATACGTCGTTCGGCCTTAATCACTTCGCCGGTGTCGTGTTCTACGATACCAGAAGCTTCCTCGAGAAGAACAGGGACACGTTTAGCGCCGATTTATTGCAGCTGATTCACATATCGTCGAATAAATTTTTGCAGGCCTGTTTCGCCGAGGACATCGGTATGGGATCAGAGACTAGGAAACGAGCACCTACTCTGTCCACTCAGTTCAAGAAATCCTTGGACTCTCTGATGAAAACATTGTGCAGTTGCCAACCTTTCTTCATCAGATGTATCAAACCAAACGAGTACAAGAAACCGATGATGTTCGACAGAGGACTTTGTTGTCGACAATTGAGATACTCCGGCATGATGGAAACGATTCGAATTCGTAGAGCTGGTTATCCGATCAGACATTCCTTCCCGGAGTTCGTGGAGAGATATCGGTTTCTCATTCCGGGTATACCTCCGGCGCATAAGGTCGACTGCCACGCGGTTACATCCAAAATCTGTCACATAGTATTGGGAAGATCGGATTATCAACTCGGGCATACAAAAGTGTTTCTCAAAGACGCGCACGACTTGTTCTTGGAGCAGGAACGCGATCGCGTTTTAACGCGGAAGATTCTAATCCTACAACGCAACATACGTGGCTGGGTTTACAGAAGAAGATTCCTTCGCATGAGAGCAGCCGCGACTGTCGTCGAAAAATACTGGAGGGGCTACGCGCAACGACAACGATACAAACGTATGCGTATCGGTTACATGCGACTTCAAGCGTTGATCAGATCGCGAGTGTTATCGCACAGATTCAGGCATCTCAGAGGACACATAGTCGCTCTTCAAGCCCGAGCCAGAGGCTACCTGGTACGGAAAATGTACCAAAAGAAATTGTGGGCGATCGTGAAGATACAAGCTCACGTTCGAAGATTGATCGCGCAAAGACGCTACAAAAAGATCAAGTATGAGTATCGATTGCACGTCGAAGCGTTGAGGCTTCGAAAGAAGGAAGAGCGGGAGTTGAAGGACCAAGGGAATAAACGGGCGAAAGAAATTGCCGAGCAGAACTATAGAGAACGAATGCAAGAATTGGAAAGAAAAGAGATAGAGATGGAACTGGAAGACCGGCGCAGAATGGAGATTAAGAAGAATCTAATAAACGATGCAGCCAAAAAACAAGACGAACCGGTCGACGATAGTAAATTGGTCGAGGCGATGTTTGATTTTCTACCGGATTCGAGCAGCGAGGCTCCAACACCTGCTAGGGAAACCTCTGTGTTCAATGATCTACCTGCGCCAAAGGCAGACCAACAGGAGATCATTAGCCCCGTTCAAACAGCATCGGAGGACGAGGAAGATCTATCGGAATTCAAGTTTCAAAAATTCGCGGCAACTTACTTTCAAGGGAATATTACGCATCAATATTCGAGGAAGCCTTTGAAACACCCGTTGTTGCCTTTGCACACGCAAGGAGATCAGCTGGCTGCCCAAGCACTGTGGATCACGATACTTCGTTTTACCGGAGACTTACCCGAGCCTAGATTTCACACGATGGACAGAGATACGACCTCGGTCATGTCGAAAGTCACAGCGACTCTTGGTCGTAATTTTATACGAAGCAAAGAGTTCCAAGAGGCGCAAATGATGGGCGTCGATCCGGAAACGTTTCTCAGACAAAAACCACGATCGATAAGACACAAGTTGGTCTCGTTAACGCTGAAACGAAAAAACAAATTGGGCGAGGATGTCAGACGGAAACTACAAGAGGACGAATACACGGCGGATAGTTATCAGTCCTGGCTGGAAGCGAGACCTACCTCAAACCTCGAGAAGCTTCATTTCATTATCGGCCATGGAATATTACGTGCGGAATTAAGAGACGAGATATACTGTCAAATATGCAAACAACTGACCAACAACCCATCCAAGTCGTCGCACGCTCGCGGTTGGATCTTACTATCGCTCTGCGTCGGATGTTTCGCTCCGTCCGAAAAATTCGTCAATTACTTGCGAGCATTCATCAGGGAGGGACCACCCGGATATGCGCCGTATTGCGAGGATCGGCTCAAGAGAACGTTCAACAACGGTACGCGAAACCAACCGCCAAGCTGGTTGGAGCTTCAAGCGACCAAATCCAAGAAACCAATTATGTTGCCGATCACGTTTATGGACGGTAACACTAAAACGCTGCTCGCTGATTCCGCCACCACCGCCAGAGAACTGTGCAATCAGCTCTCCGATAAGATATCGTTGCGCGACCAGTTCGGATTTTCTCTTTATATCGCGTTGTTTGATAAAGTCTCGTCGCTCGGCAGCGGCGGTGACCATGTGATGGATGCCATCTCGCAGTGTGAGCAATACGCCAAGGAACAAGGTGCTCAAGAACGGAATGCTCCGTGGAGGTTGTTCTTCAGAAAGGAGATATTCGCGCCTTGGCACGAACCGACCGAAGATCAAGTCGCTaccaatttaatttatcaacAGGTGGTTAGGGGAGTAAAATTCGGCGAATATCGTTGCGATAAAGAAGAAGATTTAGCGATGATCGCCGCCCAACAATATTACATCGAATATCACACCGACATGAACGTCGACAGACTTTACACTCTTTTGCCAAATTACATACCGGACTATTGCCTGACCGGTATCGACAAAGCGATCGACAGATGGGGACATCTGGTTCTACAGGCATATAAAAAG AGTTATTATTTAAAGGAAAAGGTACCTGCTTTGCGGGTTAAGGAGGATATCGTCGGTTATGCAAAGTTCAAGTGGCCATTACTCTTTTCTCGCTTCTACGAAGCGTACAGAAATTCCGGGCCGAATTTACCGAAGAACGACGTTATCATAGCCGTGAATTGGACCGGAGTGTACGTCGTAGACGATCAAGAACAAGTACTTCTCGAATTGTCGTTTCCCGAAATCACCACCGTGTCTAGTCAAAA AACGAATAAAATGTTCACGCAAACGTTCAACTTGTCAACGGTGCGAGGAGAGGAATTCACTTTTCAAAGCCCTAACGCCGAAGACATTCGCGATCTGGTGGTATACTTTTTAGAAGGTTTGAAGAAACGTAGCAAATATGTTATCGCTTTGCAAGATTACAAAGCACCAGGCGAAGGTTCGTCGTTCTTGACCTTTCAAAAGGGGGATCTTATTATTCTGGAGGACGAGAGTACCGGTGAAACTGTACTTAATTCGGGATGGTGCATCGGCACTTGCGAAAGAACCGGAGAAAAAGGCGATTTTCCAGCCGAGACAGTATACGTTTTGCCCTCGCTAACGAAACCACCAAACGATATTTTA TCCCTATTCAGCATCGAAGGAACGGAAAATGGCCGCAAATTATATCCACAGCAAGTAAATGGAGTAGAATCCCGTGACAAACCTCATACTCTTTTAGAATACGCTATTGATCACTTCCG AACACCGCCAAAGAGGACTATGTCAAAGGCGTTGACCCTAACAACAGCGCGACGCGGACACACTGACGAACTGTGGCATCATTCCAGAGATCCTATTAAACAACCTCTCTTAAAGAAGCTGATATCGAAAGAAGAATTAGCCGAGGAAGCGTGTTTCGCTTTTAACGCGATTTTGAAATACATGGGTGATTTGCCAACGAAGAGACCGCGTATCGGCAACGAGTACACGGATCTTATTTTTGACGGACCATTGAAAAACGAAATTCTTCGAGACGAAATTTATTGTCAAATCATGAAACAACTAACCGATAATCGAAATAGACTGAGCGAAGAACGTGGTTGGGAATTGATGTGGCTCGCCACCGGTCTCTTCACTTGCAGCCAAAGTCtcttaaaa GAATTGACTCTGTTTTTACGCACGAGACGGCATCCCATATCTCAGGATTCTTTGCAAAGGCTACAAAAAACCTTACGTAACGGTCAACGAAAGTATCCTCCACACCAAGTGGAAGTAGAGGCTATACAGCACAAAACGACGCAAATATTTCACAAAGTTTACTTTCCTGACGACACGGACGAA GCGTTCGAAGTGGATTCGTCAACGAGAGCTAAAGATTTTTGTCAAAATATAGCGCAAAGACTGAACTTACGTTCTGCAGAAGGATTCAGTCTGTTTGTGAAGATTGCCGATAAAGTCATCTCGGTTCCAGAAGGGGATTTCTTCTTCGACTTTGTACGACATTTGACGGATTGGATAAGAAAAGCTCGACCCTCTCGCGATG GTGTATCACCTCAATTTACGTATCAAGTATTTTTCATGAAGAAACTGTGGACCAACACCGTTCCCGGTAAAGACAGGAACGCAGACCTCATTTTCCACTTTCACCAAGAGCTTCCTAAATTATTAAGAG GTTACCATAAATGTACCAAGGAAGAAGCATCCAGATTAGCAGCACTAGTGTACAGAGTTCGTTTTGGTGAAAGCAAGCAGGAACTTCAAGCTATTCC